The sequence agcaggtgtcaagCAGGGATCTAACTGTCACAGAATGAATACCGTATCACTGGGACTCTTGGAGATTAAAACCAATAACCAGAATCCTCTAGATTGGACCATCAGCTGCGGTAGTCATTATATAACGTTACCTTCGACTTGCCTACCTACCTTGAcacagggaggcctggtcgaggaccgggccgcggggtcgtctagccccgaaatcatcgcaaggtaaccgatCAGTGGTATGATCTTTGATGCCTTAGACTCAAAATCCGGTTGAGGCCAAACAACACATACATCAGAAAAAGTGAATCATTCATGCTGACTGTTAAATGCCCGTGTTAAAACCAGCACAATTAACCCCTGATGGAGGGCTATAATTATGGATAATAACATTGTGTCTCAATTTTGGCTTCAGATCCTTGACAACTAAATATATTTGCGGATGAAATAGAGATAAAGTGAAGGTCGTGCGTTTCTTTGCGTTTTTAAGACGCAAGTTTATGAGGTGGAGGGGGAGCAATTAGCGTTACTTCAGCGGTGCAAGACGATGCTAGCTGGTTTCCCCAACGTCATGAAACTGTCGTTCTAAAGTTCTCTTATCCTAATCtacaccagaggacccaaaacagaaaacgggatagtgtGTCAATTTCGCCAGACGCTTCCATTTTCATGTAAGACGATTTTGacaatacgtcaaaatgcgacgttctgttaggaggacgggctggtttgggGACTTAGGTTGGTGGGGCGGTCTTaatggtgggggatggagggggggggggttaggttgGGGTGACAGTtgtggcggtggtagtggtgatagtaatggtggtgatggtcatgataGTTGTGGTTGTGAAGGCTGCCTGGCAGTCTTTACCTAACAATGGCAATTGTGAAGCAACTACTCATGGTGGCACTACTGACAGTGGGACAACTGATCAGTGGGACTACTGATCAGTGGAACTACTGGCAGTGGGATTATTGACAGTGGGACTACTGGCAGTGGGACTATTGACAGTGGGACAACTGACAGTGGGACTACTGGCAGTGGGACTACTGACAGTGGGACTACTGACAGTGGGACTACTGACAATGGGACAACTGACAGTGGGACTATTGATAGTGGGACTACTGACAGTGGGACTACTGACAGTGGGACTATTGACAGTGGGACTACTGACAGTGGGACTATTGACAGTGGGACTACTGACAGTGGGACTACTGACAGTGGGACTACTGACAGTGGGACTACTGACAGTGGGACTATTGACAGTGGGACTACTGACAGTGGGACTACTGACAGTGGGACTACTGACAGTGGGACTATTGACAGTGGGACTACTGACAGTGGGACTATTGACAGTGGAACTAGTGACAGTGGGACTATTGACAGTGGGAATACTGACAGTGGGACTACTGACAGTGGGACTACTGACAGTGGGACTACTGACAGTGGGACAATTGACAGTGGGACTACTGACAGGGGGACAACTAACAGTGGGACTATTGACATTGGGACTACTGAAAGTGGGACTACTCACAGTGGGACTACTGACAGGGGGACAACTCGTGATGGGACTATTCGGAATCCGAACaaagtctctctttctctcgtgtGTGCTCAACCACTTTGGCAGgactgtagagcgacggtctcgcttcatgtaggtcgacgttcaatccccgaccgtccaagtggttgggcaccattccttacccccatCCTACACCAAATctgtatcctgaccccttcccagtgctatatagtcgtaatagctttcgctttcccccgataattagctcagtctctgtctctcgtgtgtactcacctagttgtacttacctagttgtgtttgcgggcgttgatctctggctctttggtcccacctctcaactgtcaatcaactggtgtacagatcacggggcctactgggctctatcatacctacacttgaagctgtgtttggagtcagcctccaccgcatcacttcctaatgcattccatttgtctactactctgatacagaaaattctttctgacgtctctatggctcatttgggcactcagtttcgacctgtgtcccctagttcatGTGCTCCTggtggtaaatagtctgtctttatcttgtagcctcctactatcatcctctgtttctatcattctcgtaatttttgcatcatcagcaaacattgacagaaacgagtctataccctctgggagatcatttacatataccagaaacaatataggtccaaggactgacccctgcgggactccacttgtaacgtcccgccaatctgagacctcacccctcacactgactcgttgtctcctgttgcttaggtactcctttatccaatggagtaccttccctttcactccagcctgcatctccagctttttcactagcctcctttgtggtactgtatcaaaggctttctggcaatccaaaaatatgcattcGGCCCACCCATccatttcttgcctgatttttgttgcctggtcgtagaattcaagtaaccctgtgttgccggacttgccatccctgaacccatgttgatgctgtgttaccaagttctttcgctccagatgttccactagctttcttcgcacaatcttctccatcagcttgcatggtatgcaggttaggaacactggcctgtagttcagtgcctcctatcgatcccctttcttgtataacgggactacgttagctgctttccaaatatctggcagttcccgtgTTGCCAGTgatatgttatacactatggagagtggcaggcacagttcttatgctccttcctttagtattcaaggggagattccatctgagcctatagcctttgtcatctccaactctagtaaacacttccttaattccccgctggtaatctcaaactcttccagtggttcctgtttaactattccttctcttatctctggaacttctccttgctcttaagttgaagacctcctggaatttcttattcagttcctcaaacaattccttgtcgtttgtagtgaatccttctgcctctatccttaatttcataacctgttgcattactgttgtttttctcctgatgtggctgtgcagctatttaggctgagtctttgccttgcttgcgatttaTTTTTCGtattgtctctctgcctctcttctcaacctgacttattcattcctggcattctggtatctttctctgctctcaagtgtcctgttattcctatagtttctccacgccctcttactttgctgcttagctagccgacatctctgattaaaccatgggtttctcatcttcatttcactgttttccttttgggctgggacaaacttgtttgctgcttccttgcatttctgcgtgatgtagtccatgtcttgggccgtctttcccctgagctctgtttcccatgctatatctgtaagGAATTTTCTTatgtcctcatagtttccctttcgaaatgctagccttttgttttcagtatccctcatcgagttcaataacccttcttcaatcaggtactcaaacaccagtacactttggtcgctcattcctactggggtctcAAAACCGGTTT is a genomic window of Procambarus clarkii isolate CNS0578487 chromosome 8, FALCON_Pclarkii_2.0, whole genome shotgun sequence containing:
- the LOC138359798 gene encoding uncharacterized protein yields the protein MKRDRRSTVLPKWLSTHERKRDFVRIPNSPITSCPPVSSPTVSSPTFSSPNVNSPTVSCPPVSSPTVNCPTVSSPTVSSPTVSSPTVSIPTVNSPTVTSSTVNSPTVSSPTVNSPTVSSPTVSSPTVSSPTVNSPTVSSPTVSSPTVSSPTVSSPTVNSPTVSSPTVNSPTVSSPTVSSPTINSPTVSCPIVSSPTVSSPTVSSPTASSPTVSCPTVNSPTASSPTVNNPTASSSTDQ